One stretch of Lucilia cuprina isolate Lc7/37 chromosome 6, ASM2204524v1, whole genome shotgun sequence DNA includes these proteins:
- the LOC111687164 gene encoding uncharacterized protein LOC111687164 encodes MFGSKIKTWMENHLGRPRKKSNKNKNVSPSDHVPTGEQFKQKHAATGFTLYNSNGCSSPYRTNTNSNSSSANLTGCNSSVISSPNRRREVSPIQNHTQSRYGWQSPDRENVISPKSENFLYAPQHHSQQYLRNHHTAPNTRENSCEDNKIVSKQQQHQLNCSTSSFSSLSWSTGSKEPSMHSNNIQNAVCHSLGTAVNTNTTLNLSDMKSHTLADSKPLDEDPNAVHYEEIDELGTLIRHPEKLLANTINDFERPKSEQFPKHKHTTTLFSDNKQTQDDASTRYGRLLPSKMPNPIIVSFRTGSEECISRNGSQFAMQNPKGDIKNSSYSQNRNGGRSKLRTGIHPSPLQGNPSAPLVSLSSPESAYSTGYSTDGTSPGAGYTPPEYYVNMRTGTHYFPKSVNSLAIEAQRYKFGLNKIEEMSPIDPLPKTSFAHRNIEENYSALAKQNIFTEPYEKSSSTFQAWETSEVKSPLPIRNTIVIPTLKGFESPSPRQRCRIRTNPWYSTTETSSSSSTINPLHQQQQQPQQNLHHHSGGSLINTSLTSSMTFSSTSSHSTSALSTIHLDQDFQRSVSPSIRNSTLGATVLSMKNNNNNNIMTCVSSESSSSLTEVENMHRCYTPNTIRKKRSLQLHYNQHSDLVATGNKKNHEPPLAVASDDDATLNEMMGKFDESYIYEKETDILSSDSDPTDCPTDMDTGQDAGDECDTDDLLDIDFIDTSSIQEIYEHKDQQVNLGKCYYVQGSPIMAHRKASLRSRNSRSLKLSNEQSMISAAANSAQRRRKRFHKTRKKSSESRDHCRSPQRKPRETRSVGGTPVCLRKRISISEKQKFSHTTPHRLSHRSSSLVFTSAHENRCMTVAESEKAILKADFEADVKYRQLIMEAESILLSMRNSLQSISRETPVASPRRQNPLANKRVEMIKNCEIEPKRDIQKHQQHSPKKHMSSELSEQELTAAVNKRIEILKLETLSPPGSPKLGQCSPRKTHLTNFINQNTPSDGNIRKNSINSPLVQRKNISPVASPTPQQRCLKFHANNLRPPSRTQNFQFSDSDQDLAKPVQLSYNSKCEESVIKESNVIPQLPNKALPMSLNYCPQSEPLKRKIYKNHHPSLDRLSNCKPIQKDSRQELFKQQCLKAYNTGSVELPAHNRKLQLKSNSQDLNHLSSFGAKTDFNTNTPSDKAALILSTIEDLKRNLEHQTIELNGLHDS; translated from the exons ATGTTCGgatctaaaataaaaacatggaTGGAAAACCATCTTGGTAGACCACgtaaaaaaagcaataaaaataagaatgtATCGCCTTCCGATCACGTACCGACTGGAGAACAGTTTAAACAAAAGCATGCGGCTACAGGATTCACCCTGTACAATAGCAATGGATGTTCATCACCATATAGGACCAATACGAATTCAAATAGTTCTAGTGCCAATCTTACAGGATGCAATAGTAGCGTTATTTCCAGTCCCAATAGGCGTAGAGAAGTATCGCCCATACAAAATCAT ACTCAGAGTCGTTATGGTTGGCAGTCGCCAGATAGAGAAAATGTCATCTCCCCCAAATCAGAGAATTTCTTGTATGCACCTCAGCATCATAGTCAGCAGTATTTGCGCAATCATCACACTGCTCCTAATACTCGAGAAAATTCTTGCGAAGacaataaaattgtttctaaacagcaacaacaccaaCTCAATTGTTCTACTTCATCGTTTTCTTCATTATCTTGGTCGACGGGATCTAAAGAACCATCAATGCactccaataatatacaaaatgcaGTTTGTCATTCTCTTGGTACAGCCGTTAATACCAATACTACTTTAAATTTATCTGACATGAAATCACATACTCTAGCAGACTCCAAACCATTAGACGAGGATCCTAATGCTGTACACTACGAAGAAATCGATGAACTTGGAACTTTAATAAGGCATCCCGAGAAGCTGCTTGCTAACACAATTAATGATTTTGAAAGACCAAAATCTGAACAATTTCCAAAACATAAACATACTACCACATTATTTTCCGACAATAAGCAGACGCAAGACGATGCTTCCACAAGATATGGGCGATTGTTGCCATCAAAAATGCCAAATCCTATAATAGTTAGTTTTCGTACAGGCAGCGAAGAATGTATTTCAAGAAATGGTTCACAGTTCGCGATGCAAAACCCCAAGGGAGATATAAAAAATTCCTCGTACTCACAAAATCGCAATGGTGGGAGAAGTAAATTAAGAACTGGTATTCATCCAAGTCCACTTCAAGGAAATCCTTCTGCACCTCTGGTGAGTCTGTCATCCCCAGAAAGTGCATATTCTACAGGTTACTCTACAGATGGGACATCGCCTGGTGCTGGATATACACCGCcagaatattatgtaaatatgcGAACTGGTACCCATTATTTCCCTAAAAGTGTCAACTCATTAGCTATAGAAGctcaaagatataaatttggattaaataaaattgaagagATGTCGCCCATTGATCCCCTG CCGAAAACCTCATTTGCTCATCgtaatattgaagaaaattattctgcattagctaaacaaaatattttcacagaaCCATACGAAAAGTCATCGTCCACGTTTCAAGCGTGGGAAACGAGCGAAGTTAAAAGTCCACTGCCTATACGAAATACTATCGTCATACCGACTTTGAAAGGTTTTGAAT CTCCATCACCCCGACAAAGGTGTCGAATACGCACTAATCCATGGTATTCTACTACTGAAACCTCTTCATCAAGTTCTACAATAAACCCATtacatcaacagcagcaacaacctcAACAAAATCTCCACCACCACTCTGGTGGATCGCTTATAAACACATCATTAACATCCTCAATGACGTTCTCATCTACATCATCACACTCGACGTCAGCCTTATCGACAATACATCTTGATCAAGACTTTCAACGTTCAGTCTCCCCGAGTATCAGGAATAGTACTTTAGGTGCAACTGTTTTgagtatgaaaaataataataacaacaa CATTATGACATGTGTGTCTTCGGAGTCTTCATCCTCATTGACAGAAGTGGAAAATATGCATCGATGCTATACACCCAATACCATTAGAAAAAAGCGCTCCTTGCAGTTACATTATAATCAACATTCTGATCTCGTTGCCACCGGCAACAAGAAAAACCATGAACCTCCTTTGGCTGTGGCAAGTGACGACGATGCCACATTAAATGAAATGATGGGTAAATTTGACGAAAGTTATATTTACGAAAAGGAGACTGACATTTTAAG CAGTGACTCTGATCCTACTGACTGCCCTACAGACATGGATACGGGACAAGATGCTGGTGACGAATGTGATACCGATGACTTATTAGATATCGATTTCATTGATACTTCCTCAATACAAGAGATTTATGAACATAAAGACCAAcaagttaatttgggaaaatgtTATTATGTGCAAGGAAGTCCTATAATGGCCCATAGGAAGGCGTCTCTTAGATCACGCAATTCACGGAGTCTAAAGCTGTCGAATGAGCAATCGATGATCTCGGCAGCAGCAAATAGTGCTCAAAGAAGAAGGAAACGTTTTCATAAGACACGAAAGAAGAGTTCTGAAAGCAGGGATCATTGCAGATCTCCTCAACGTAAACCAAGGGAGACACGCAGTGTTGGTGGAACTCCTGTTTGTTTAAGAAAACGGATATCAATCAGCGAAAAGCAAAA ATTTAGTCACACTACACCTCATAGGCTATCCCACCGTTCGAGTTCCTTAGTATTTACTAGTGCACATGAAAATCGTTGTATGACTGTAGCAGAGAGCGAGAAAGCAATACTAAAGGCAGATTTTGAAGCGGATGTAAAATATCGACAACTAATAATGGAAGCCGAATCCATATTGCTTTCAATGAGAAATAGCTTACAGAG taTATCCCGTGAAACTCCTGTAGCCAGTCCACGCAGACAAAATCCGTTAGCTAATAAACGTGTAGAAATGATTAAGAACTGTGAAATTGAACCGAAAAGAGATAttcaaaaacatcaacaacattcACCAAAGAAACATATGTCATCCGAATTAAGCGAACAGGAATTAACAGCAGCTGTCAACAAacgtattgaaattttaaaattggaaaCTCTGTCACCACCTGGTAGTCCTAAATTGGGACAATGCAGTCCCCGGAAAACCCACTTGACCAATTTTATTAATCAAAATACACCCTCCGATGGAAACATAAGAAAAAATTCGATCAATTCTCCTTTAgttcaaagaaaaaatataagtcCTGTAGCATCACCCACGCCTCAACAGagatgtttaaaatttcatgcaAATAATTTAAGGCCACCTTCTCGCACTCAGAATTTCCAGTTTAGTGATTCCGATCAAGATTTGGCCAAACCAGTTCAATTGTCATACAATTCTAAATGTGAAGAAAGTGTAATAAAAGAATCAAATGTCATTCCTCAACTTCCAAATAAAGCACTACCAATGTCTCTAAACTACTGTCCACAAAGTGAACCGCTAAAacgtaaaatatacaaaaatcacCATCCATCACTTGATCGATTGAGCAATTGCAAACCCATACAAAAAG ATTCAAGACAAgaactttttaaacaacaatGTCTTAAAGCGTACAATACAGGAAGTGTGGAATTGCCCGCACACAATCGAAAGCTTCAACTCAAGTCGAATAGCCAAGATCTAAACCATTTGTCGTCATTTGGTGCAAAGACTGATTTCAATACTAACACGCCATCAGATAAAGCAGCTTTAATACTCAGCACAATAGAAGATTTAAAACGTAATTTAGAACATCAAACCATCGAGCTCAATGGATTACATGACTCGTAA
- the LOC111687375 gene encoding locomotion-related protein Hikaru genki isoform X1, whose translation MLLLQVPYNHLQHMRHKPMWTFLFLLIIVVVFFDKTSANAETEQPQTTTPEPDASPGCKAPDIRFTVIKPETTTQQPYAKFETTQVYPPDDLTTGDVEYVEKINIDLTGRHNGNQMGGIVNPYQVNINDHRAGYHANDMAAGDEQDDEDDEDDDDEDENEEFTDADGVAKKKSNQNRKMNDKNRRSGSGRRRRIENENGQTRGRGSRYKRQVIHHDPDASADTDKWSGSKLAAEGDVYYIHIDDILKSQSPNEHLKLKLYKMKQKVKKPKKSNCTEHHCNKRDQSLTKKRTGLEEKPKFKQFAKNHRRRRGDSHELKDVKNSQHQSQKPIPNINPRKRRDLDNEPHERHHYENVGNHLSAKTIEMNEFKGNETVPPLEQTTEVEDDAQMYSNMSHNEALQRVKRKSGKTTGALSRPKGGGESSSKSTSRKDKGIFDEEGTHYPVHTDEGESDEEDEEEDEIDIQQQFTEVSEIRFPGEIGPLGDRRLCKIRCIKGKWVGPLCATNEEDENGNVKFQPLYKSCHVQRIPPYLLLSYRNISVNPITRARRYRTVKSNLISNTQINVGWDLPHGHSLQARCKDLGMYKLLGESRVLCSNGLWAPRMPSCVPTTLLTNFSDDSAPSIKYRIINGSGSFEPSGILAVLPNSTILLDCIYPRARGIPDWSWTSWYMQYETGWSNEDKNFRYRLTIKYMGNGDSGTFTCTSPRGLTNSVAIIMATSTCPQLPEPALPLSLRLEGDKLGQRAMYRCPPGFRVDGIANATCLASGNWSSPPPTCQAVQCPRLILDDPHLSLVELNTSAWGRAVFKCQWGFKLTGPPGLECDPTGVWSGPVPRCRAIQCPTPIPPLNGRIGGTNINQRRLTVGALITFSCNEGHTLVGEPSIICTESGLWSHPPPFCKSQCPYPGDPPNGLLAPLKFNYDSGDYISVQCRPGYVQYSENGPPERPKCQPDGNWSGPVPKCRSYEEV comes from the exons atgttacttCTGCAAGTTCCGTACAATCATCTGCAGCATATGCGCCACAAACCAATGTGGACATTTCTATTTCTtctaataattgttgttgtattcttTGATAAGACATCGGCTAATGCTGAAACTGAACAACCCCAAACTACTACCCCTGAACCAG ATGCATCTCCGGGATGCAAAGCTCCGGATATACGATTCACCGTGATTAAACCCGAGACAACCACCCAACAGCCTTATGCTAAATTTGAAACAACGCAAGTTTATCCTCCAGACGATTTAACAACCGGAGATGTGGAATATGTTGAAAAGATCAATATTGATCTGACAGGACGTCATAACGGCAATCAAATGGGCGGCATTGTGAATCCCTATCAGGTCAATATCAATGATCATCGTGCAGGCTACCATGCTAATGATATGGCTGCAGGTGATGAACAAGACGATGAGGACGACGAAGATGACGACGATGAAGATGAAAATGAGGAGTTCACTGATGCTGACGGAGtagcaaagaaaaaaagtaaccaAAACCGTAAAATGAATGACAAAAATAGACGATCTGGTTCGGGTAGAAGAAGgcgtattgaaaatgaaaacggCCAAACTCGTGGCAGAGGAAGTCGTTATAAACGGCAAGTTATACATCACGATCCCGATGCATCAGCAGACACCGACAAGTGGAGTGGTAGTAAATTAGCCGCTGAAGGGGAtgtttattacatacatattgacGATATTCTAAAATCCCAGTCCCCCAACGAACATCTAAAgcttaaattgtataaaatgaaGCAAAAAGTAAAGAAGCCCAAAAAGTCAAATTGTACCGAACACCATTGTAACAAACGTGATCAATCTTTGACGAAAAAGCGTACAGGACTCGAGGAAAAgccaaaatttaaacaatttgcaaaaaatcaTCGTAGACGTCGCGGCGATAGCCATGAACTAAAAGATGTTAAAAATTCTCAACATCAAAGTCAGAAACCTATACCAAATATTAATCCGCGTAAAAGACGTGATCTAGACAATGAACCTCACGAGCGACATCATTACGAGAACGTTGGCAATCATTTGTCTGCCAAAACTATTGAAATGAACGAGTTCAAAGGCAATGAAACCGTACCACCATTGGAACAAACTACAGAGGTTGAGGATGATGCCCAAATGTACTCAAATATGAGTCACAATGAAGCATTACAGCGCGTTAAGCGTAAATCAGGCAAAACCACCGGCGCTCTTAGTCGTCCCAAGGGTGGTGGCGAATCTAGTTCAAAGTCAACAAGTCGCAAAGATAAAG GCATTTTTGACGAAGAGGGCACCCATTATCCTGTACACACTGATGAGGGGGAATCAGATGAAGAGGACGAAGAAGAAGATGAAATTgatatacaacaacaatttacgGAAGTTTCAGAAATACGTTTCCCCGGAGAAATAGGTCCATTAGGTGACCGACGTCTATGTAAAATTCGATGCATTAAAGGCAAATGGGTGGGCCCACTATGTGCAACAAACGAGGAGG ATGAAAATGGaaatgtgaaatttcaaccgTTATACAAATCGTGCCACGTTCAAAGAATACCGCCTTATTTATTGTTGAGTTATCGAAACATTTCAGTG aacCCCATCACCCGTGCTCGTCGTTATCGTACGGTTAAAtcgaatttaatttcaaatacacAAATT AATGTGGGCTGGGACCTGCCTCATGGACATTCGCTGCAAGCTAGGTGTAAAGATCTGGGTATGTACAAACTGTTGGGAGAATCGAGGGTATTATGTTCAAACGGATTGTGGGCACCACGTATGCCATCGTGTGTACCGACAACTTTATTGACGAATTTTTCGGATGACAGCGCCCCATCCATTAAATATAGAATAATCAATGGTTCAGGATCCTTTGAACCATCAGGAATACTGGCTGTTTTGCCAAATAGTACCATATTGCTCGACTGTATTTATCCGCGAGCAAGAGGTATTCCCGATTGGAGTTGGACTAGTTGGTACATGCAGTATGAAACGG GATGGTCCAATGAGGATAAAAATTTTCGCTACCGCTTAACAATTAAGTACATGGGAAATGGAGACTCGGGAACATTTACTTGCACTTCACCGCGCGGACTAACGAATAGTGTTGCTATAATCATGGCCACATCCACTTGCCCGCAGCTTCCAGAACCGGCGTTACCGCTCAGCTTACGATTGGAAGGCGATAAGCTTGGCCAGCGGGCAATGTATCGTTGCCCACCAGGCTTCCGAGTCGATGGTATTGCCAATGCAACTTGTTTAGCTTCCGGTAATTGGTCATCGCCGCCACCAACTTGTCAAGCTGTACAATGTCCACGTTTGATTTTAGATGATCCTCACCTAAGCTTAGTCGAATTGAATACATCTGCTTGGGGGCGGGCGGTGTTCAAATGCCAGTGGGGCTTCAAATTGACCGGTCCACCGGGTTTGGAATGTGATCCGACGGGCGTGTGGAGTGGTCCAGTCCCAAGATGTAGAG CAATTCAATGCCCAACACCCATTCCACCATTAAATGGTCGCATAGGTGGCACTAACATAAATCAGCGGCGTCTTACAGTAGGCGCTTTAATCACTTTCAGCTGCAACGAGGGCCATACGCTAGTCGGTGAGCCTAGTATCATTTGCACAGAAAGTGGTTTGTGGTCACATCCTCCACCATTCT GTAAATCACAATGCCCATATCCTGGTGATCCACCTAATGGCTTATTAGCGCCGTTGAAATTTAACTATGACTCTGGTGATTACATTAGTGTACAGTGTAGGCCCGGGTACGTGCAGTATAGTGAAAATGGACCACCAGAACGTCCAAAATGTCAACCGGATGGTAATTGGTCTGGTCCCGTTCCCAAGTGTCGTAGTTATGAAGAAGTGTAG
- the LOC111687375 gene encoding locomotion-related protein Hikaru genki isoform X2, translating to MLLLQVPYNHLQHMRHKPMWTFLFLLIIVVVFFDKTSANAETEQPQTTTPEPDASPGCKAPDIRFTVIKPETTTQQPYAKFETTQVYPPDDLTTGDVEYVEKINIDLTGRHNGNQMGGIVNPYQVNINDHRAGYHANDMAAGDEQDDEDDEDDDDEDENEEFTDADGVAKKKSNQNRKMNDKNRRSGSGRRRRIENENGQTRGRGSRYKRQVIHHDPDASADTDKWSGSKLAAEGDVYYIHIDDILKSQSPNEHLKLKLYKMKQKVKKPKKSNCTEHHCNKRDQSLTKKRTGLEEKPKFKQFAKNHRRRRGDSHELKDVKNSQHQSQKPIPNINPRKRRDLDNEPHERHHYENVGNHLSAKTIEMNEFKGNETVPPLEQTTEVEDDAQMYSNMSHNEALQRVKRKSGKTTGALSRPKGGGESSSKSTSRKDKGIFDEEGTHYPVHTDEGESDEEDEEEDEIDIQQQFTEVSEIRFPGEIGPLGDRRLCKIRCIKGKWVGPLCATNEEDENGNVKFQPLYKSCHVQRIPPYLLLSYRNISVNVGWDLPHGHSLQARCKDLGMYKLLGESRVLCSNGLWAPRMPSCVPTTLLTNFSDDSAPSIKYRIINGSGSFEPSGILAVLPNSTILLDCIYPRARGIPDWSWTSWYMQYETGWSNEDKNFRYRLTIKYMGNGDSGTFTCTSPRGLTNSVAIIMATSTCPQLPEPALPLSLRLEGDKLGQRAMYRCPPGFRVDGIANATCLASGNWSSPPPTCQAVQCPRLILDDPHLSLVELNTSAWGRAVFKCQWGFKLTGPPGLECDPTGVWSGPVPRCRAIQCPTPIPPLNGRIGGTNINQRRLTVGALITFSCNEGHTLVGEPSIICTESGLWSHPPPFCKSQCPYPGDPPNGLLAPLKFNYDSGDYISVQCRPGYVQYSENGPPERPKCQPDGNWSGPVPKCRSYEEV from the exons atgttacttCTGCAAGTTCCGTACAATCATCTGCAGCATATGCGCCACAAACCAATGTGGACATTTCTATTTCTtctaataattgttgttgtattcttTGATAAGACATCGGCTAATGCTGAAACTGAACAACCCCAAACTACTACCCCTGAACCAG ATGCATCTCCGGGATGCAAAGCTCCGGATATACGATTCACCGTGATTAAACCCGAGACAACCACCCAACAGCCTTATGCTAAATTTGAAACAACGCAAGTTTATCCTCCAGACGATTTAACAACCGGAGATGTGGAATATGTTGAAAAGATCAATATTGATCTGACAGGACGTCATAACGGCAATCAAATGGGCGGCATTGTGAATCCCTATCAGGTCAATATCAATGATCATCGTGCAGGCTACCATGCTAATGATATGGCTGCAGGTGATGAACAAGACGATGAGGACGACGAAGATGACGACGATGAAGATGAAAATGAGGAGTTCACTGATGCTGACGGAGtagcaaagaaaaaaagtaaccaAAACCGTAAAATGAATGACAAAAATAGACGATCTGGTTCGGGTAGAAGAAGgcgtattgaaaatgaaaacggCCAAACTCGTGGCAGAGGAAGTCGTTATAAACGGCAAGTTATACATCACGATCCCGATGCATCAGCAGACACCGACAAGTGGAGTGGTAGTAAATTAGCCGCTGAAGGGGAtgtttattacatacatattgacGATATTCTAAAATCCCAGTCCCCCAACGAACATCTAAAgcttaaattgtataaaatgaaGCAAAAAGTAAAGAAGCCCAAAAAGTCAAATTGTACCGAACACCATTGTAACAAACGTGATCAATCTTTGACGAAAAAGCGTACAGGACTCGAGGAAAAgccaaaatttaaacaatttgcaaaaaatcaTCGTAGACGTCGCGGCGATAGCCATGAACTAAAAGATGTTAAAAATTCTCAACATCAAAGTCAGAAACCTATACCAAATATTAATCCGCGTAAAAGACGTGATCTAGACAATGAACCTCACGAGCGACATCATTACGAGAACGTTGGCAATCATTTGTCTGCCAAAACTATTGAAATGAACGAGTTCAAAGGCAATGAAACCGTACCACCATTGGAACAAACTACAGAGGTTGAGGATGATGCCCAAATGTACTCAAATATGAGTCACAATGAAGCATTACAGCGCGTTAAGCGTAAATCAGGCAAAACCACCGGCGCTCTTAGTCGTCCCAAGGGTGGTGGCGAATCTAGTTCAAAGTCAACAAGTCGCAAAGATAAAG GCATTTTTGACGAAGAGGGCACCCATTATCCTGTACACACTGATGAGGGGGAATCAGATGAAGAGGACGAAGAAGAAGATGAAATTgatatacaacaacaatttacgGAAGTTTCAGAAATACGTTTCCCCGGAGAAATAGGTCCATTAGGTGACCGACGTCTATGTAAAATTCGATGCATTAAAGGCAAATGGGTGGGCCCACTATGTGCAACAAACGAGGAGG ATGAAAATGGaaatgtgaaatttcaaccgTTATACAAATCGTGCCACGTTCAAAGAATACCGCCTTATTTATTGTTGAGTTATCGAAACATTTCAGTG AATGTGGGCTGGGACCTGCCTCATGGACATTCGCTGCAAGCTAGGTGTAAAGATCTGGGTATGTACAAACTGTTGGGAGAATCGAGGGTATTATGTTCAAACGGATTGTGGGCACCACGTATGCCATCGTGTGTACCGACAACTTTATTGACGAATTTTTCGGATGACAGCGCCCCATCCATTAAATATAGAATAATCAATGGTTCAGGATCCTTTGAACCATCAGGAATACTGGCTGTTTTGCCAAATAGTACCATATTGCTCGACTGTATTTATCCGCGAGCAAGAGGTATTCCCGATTGGAGTTGGACTAGTTGGTACATGCAGTATGAAACGG GATGGTCCAATGAGGATAAAAATTTTCGCTACCGCTTAACAATTAAGTACATGGGAAATGGAGACTCGGGAACATTTACTTGCACTTCACCGCGCGGACTAACGAATAGTGTTGCTATAATCATGGCCACATCCACTTGCCCGCAGCTTCCAGAACCGGCGTTACCGCTCAGCTTACGATTGGAAGGCGATAAGCTTGGCCAGCGGGCAATGTATCGTTGCCCACCAGGCTTCCGAGTCGATGGTATTGCCAATGCAACTTGTTTAGCTTCCGGTAATTGGTCATCGCCGCCACCAACTTGTCAAGCTGTACAATGTCCACGTTTGATTTTAGATGATCCTCACCTAAGCTTAGTCGAATTGAATACATCTGCTTGGGGGCGGGCGGTGTTCAAATGCCAGTGGGGCTTCAAATTGACCGGTCCACCGGGTTTGGAATGTGATCCGACGGGCGTGTGGAGTGGTCCAGTCCCAAGATGTAGAG CAATTCAATGCCCAACACCCATTCCACCATTAAATGGTCGCATAGGTGGCACTAACATAAATCAGCGGCGTCTTACAGTAGGCGCTTTAATCACTTTCAGCTGCAACGAGGGCCATACGCTAGTCGGTGAGCCTAGTATCATTTGCACAGAAAGTGGTTTGTGGTCACATCCTCCACCATTCT GTAAATCACAATGCCCATATCCTGGTGATCCACCTAATGGCTTATTAGCGCCGTTGAAATTTAACTATGACTCTGGTGATTACATTAGTGTACAGTGTAGGCCCGGGTACGTGCAGTATAGTGAAAATGGACCACCAGAACGTCCAAAATGTCAACCGGATGGTAATTGGTCTGGTCCCGTTCCCAAGTGTCGTAGTTATGAAGAAGTGTAG